GCTACCCGCTGGAAGATCTCCCGCGAAGCCCAGGATGAATTTGCCCTTGCCAGCCAGATAAAGTACAAAGCCGCACTGGATGCAGGTATCTGGCCAAGAGAAATCATTCCCGTACCCATTACTCCCAATAAGCAGGAACAGGTGGTGATCACCAATGACGAACATCCAAGGGAAACTTCATTAGAAAAATTAGCCGGGTTACGTCCTGCCTTTGCAAAAGAAGGTAGTGTCACAGCGGGTAACAGTGCCGGTATCAACGATGGCGCTGCCCTTGTATTGATAGTATCCGAACAGGCTTTGAAGCAATATAACCTCAAGCCCCTCATGCAGGTAAAATCCATGGCAGTAGCGGGTGTGGACCCGGCTATAATGGGCATAGGCCCGGTACCGGCTACAGAAAAAGCACTGAAGCGCGCAGGCATTACTGCCAGTCAGCTGGATCTGATAGAACTGAATGAAGCTTTTGCCGTACAGGCCTTGGCTTGTATACAGGACTTAGGGCTGGATCCGTCAAAGATTAATGTAAATGGTGGATCCATTGCTATGGGCCATCCGCTGGGATGTACGGGCGCAAGGATAGTAGGCACCCTGGGGCACGAAATGAAACGCCTGCAGGGAGTGAAATACGGTTTGACCACCATGTGTGTGGGGGTAGGACAGGGAGCCGCTATGATCTTCGAAAATCTGTAAATGCAAAAATAACGGGCGGTCGATCATAATAATCGGTCGCCCGTTTTATGGCAAGCAAGAAAGGATTACAAACAAATTTGTTTCTCCGTCATCATCTTCCGGAGGTTTATCAGGCCATAACGCATACGGCCTAATGCTGTATTGATACTCACCTGCGTGAGATCAGCAATCTC
This Chitinophaga sancti DNA region includes the following protein-coding sequences:
- a CDS encoding acetyl-CoA C-acyltransferase, translated to MQAAYIVDAVRTPIGRYGGVLSTIRPDDMLALLIRSMMERNPTLDPNSIEDVIAGATNQAGEDNRDVARMSALLAGLPVSVAGNTVNRLCASGMQAVMDAARAIMCGEGDVYLAGGVESMTRAPLVMPKPDAAYSRKTEIVDSTIGWRFTNKKLADMYYPYSMGETAENIATRWKISREAQDEFALASQIKYKAALDAGIWPREIIPVPITPNKQEQVVITNDEHPRETSLEKLAGLRPAFAKEGSVTAGNSAGINDGAALVLIVSEQALKQYNLKPLMQVKSMAVAGVDPAIMGIGPVPATEKALKRAGITASQLDLIELNEAFAVQALACIQDLGLDPSKINVNGGSIAMGHPLGCTGARIVGTLGHEMKRLQGVKYGLTTMCVGVGQGAAMIFENL